TGGGCAGCCTGCAGGTCAACGCCGACTCGCTCAACGATCCGCAGAAGCTGCAGCAGTTCCAGGCCGCCCAGGGCGAGCTGGGCAATGCGCTGTCGCGGCTGATGGTGGTCAGCGAGAACTACCCGCAGCTGAAGGCCGACGGCCTGTTCCAGAACCTGCAGGCGCAGCTGGAAGGTACCGAGAACCGGGTTACCGTGGCACGCAACCGCTATGTGCAGTCGGTGCAGGAATACAACAGCATGATCCGCACCTTTCCCAACAACATGACCGCGAAGATCTTCGGCTACCAGGTCAAGCCGAACTTCAGCGTGCAGAACGAACAGGCCATCTCCACGGCACCGAAGGTCGACTTCGGCACCACCGCACCGGCGCCAGCGGCGACGCACTGATGACGGCCGGGCGCCGGTCGCGCCACTGGCTGCTGGCGCTGCTCCTGCTGCTGCAGACCGGGCTGTACGCGGCGGATGCCGTGCCGAAACTGGCGCGGCATGTCACCGACCTCACCGGCACGCTGACCGCCGGCCAGGTCGACCAGCTCGACGCGCAGCTGGAGGCGCTGGAGAAAGCCAAGGGCGCCCAGCTGGTGGTGCTGATGGTCGGCAGCACCGGCGACCAGGACATCGAGGGCTACTCGCTGGCCGTGGCCGAGGCCAACGGGATCGGCCGCAAGGGCACCGATGACGGCGTGCTGCTGCTGATCGCCAAGCACGATCGCAGCGTGCGCATCGAAGTGGGCTACGGCCTCGAGGGCGCGATCCCGGACGCGGCGACGGCGCGGATCATCCGCGAATACATCGCGCCGAAATTCCGCGGCAACGATTATTTCGGCGGCATCAGCGACGCGGTCGGCGCGCTGACCCAGCTGATCGACGGCGAACCGCTGCCGCCGCCGGTCCGCGGTTCGCCCGCGGGCGAACATGGCGGCCTCGACCTGCAGACCGGCTTGATGATCGCCGTGTTCGCGGCACTGTTCCTGCGCGGGATTTTCGGACGCGCGCCGGCATGGCTGCGTGCGTCGCTGGGTGCGCTGGCGATCGGCGGCCTGCTGTGGCTGCTGATCTCGATGGGGGCCGGCCTGATCGGCGCGCTGATCGGTGGTGTCCTGATGCTGCTACCCGCCGGCGCCGGCCGTTCGATCGGCGGTGGCGGTTGGGGCGGCCTTGGTGGCGGCGGAGGCTGGGGCGGGGGACGCTCCGGTGGCGGTTTTGGCGGTGGCGGCTTCAGCGGTGGCGGCGGCAGCTTCGGCGGCGGCGGTTCTTCGGGGAGCTGGTGATGGAGCGCATGCGACGGCTGTGGGTGAATCTGTTCGGCGACTGGTTTCGCCTGTCGCGCCGCTTTTCGCCAGCCTTGCTGGACGAGATGGCCGCGGCGATCGCGGCGGGCGAACGCACCCACCTGGGCGAGATCCGTTTTGCGGTCGAGTCGCGGCTGGCGCCGGCGGACGTGCTGGGCGGACTCGACGCGCCGACCCGCGCGCGGCAGCTGTTCACGCAACTGCGCGTATGGGACACCGAACACAATTCCGGCGTGCTGCTCTACGTGCTGATGGCCGAGCATCGCATCGAGGTCGTCGCCGACCGCGGCATCGCGGCGAAGGTCCCTGCCGAAGCGTGGGGCGCGATCTGCGCGCGCATGCGCGAGTGCTATGCCGGTGGCGAGTGGCGTGCGGGCAGCCTGGCCGGCATCGCTGCGGCGAGTGCATTGCTGGAACGTCATTTCCCCGGCGACGGACGTGCCAACCCCGACGAATTGCCGGATCGCCCCGTGCTGTTGTGACGGGTGCGCGCGGCGGGTGTCTGCGTGGTCCACTTGTTTCGTTGACAGGCGGTGGCCTGATCTTCGGTTGCGAACGGTGCACAAAAAAACGCAGCCCTTTCGGGCTGCGTTTTCATTGCTTCACACCGTTGCCGGCTTAGAACTTCTGGTTGTAGCGCAAGTAGAAGAAACGACCGATGTCATAGGCCGGATTGTACGAGTACTGGCTGTCCGACAAGTTGGCCGGGCCGCTGTAGAACGCAGCGCCCTCGCGGTTGAACACGTTGTTCGCGCCCACCGAGAAGGTGCCCTTCCACGGAGCCGTCCAGCGTACCTGCAGGTCGTTGTACACGATGCCGCCGACGGTACGCATCGGAGTCACGCCCACGCCCGGGGTGTAATGGTTCGGCAGGTCGCAAAGCGGACCGCCAGCCTTGTCGTAAGCGCAGGCTTCCTTCAGGTTGGAATAGGCGCGAACGCCCCAGTTCACGCCGAAGTTGCCCAGGCTCCAGTCCAGGTTGGCATTGGTGCGGTTGCGCCAGATGGAGTAGTTGCCCGCATTGAACTCGGTCGGCGCACCGGAACCGGCATTCGAGTTGTACTTGACCAGGTAGTTCGAATCCAGATGGACCACGAACTGGCCGATGCTGAACTTCGGCAGGCGGTAGTTCAACGTGAAGTCGTAGCCTTCCGTTTCCAGCCAGCCCTTGTTGGCCAGCGTGTGCGAAAGGTTGACGACCTGGCCGTCGGCGTCGCGCTGGAACAGGCCGCAAGAGGCCGCGACGCCACGCAGGTAGCAGTCATCCAGCACGTTGTCGGAGCTGACGGCGCTGATCAGGTTCTTGATGCGGATGTTGTACCAGTCCAGCGACAGGTCCAGACCCTGCACGAAGTGCGGGCTGTAGACCAGGCCCAGCGACTTGCTGGCCGAGGTTTCCGGCTGCAGATTCACGTTGGAGCCCGACAGGAACGGCGTGGTCGACTGCGCACCCGGACCGTCGACCGGCTTGCCGGCGGCGTCGGTCTGGTGGAAGTTCGCACCCAGGCCAGCAGCGGCACAGTTGGCTGCCACGGCGGGGTTGGTGCTGGCCGAGCCGAAGGTGACGTCGCACGGATCGGTGTAGTTGTCGAACGTCTGGGACTGGCCGCCGTACAGATCGTTGATCGTCGGTGCGCGGAAGCCTTCGGCGTAGCTGCCGCGAACCAGCAGGTCGTTGACGGGTTTCCAGGTCAGGCCGAACTTGCTGTTGGTGGTGCTGCCGAAGTTGCTGTAACGCGAGTAACGGCTGGCGATGTCGACCGACAACTGCCTGGCGAACGCCATGTCGGCCAGCAGCGGGATGTTCAACTCCGCGTAGATTTCCTTGGTGTTGTAGCTGCCCGACGACGGGTCAGCGGCCAGGTCGGTGGAGTTGCCAGTCTGGGAATAGCCGTCCGGCCTCTGGTAACCCGACTCGCGGCGATATTCCGCACCGGCAGCGAACTGCATCGTGCCGGCCGGCAGCTGCACCAGGTCACCGCTGATGTTGGCGGTGAAACCGGTGGTCTTGGAGCCATAGGTGCCGTTGGTCGGGCGACCGATGTAGTCCAGCATGTCACGGGTCCAGCCGCCGTCGCCGGCGAGGGCGTTCAGCGGCGTGCAGCCGGTGATGACGGCACCCGGGGTGCCGCACTTGACCACGCCGTCGGTGTCCTTGAACGACGGTCCCAGTGCCTGCTGCATCTTCACCAGGTCGTAGTTGCCGGTGCCGAAGATATGGCCGGTGTTCTTGTTGATGAAGGCACTGACGTCCCAGGTGAAATAGTGCTCGCCTGCGCTGAATGCACCGTCGATGCCGCCACCCAGTCGATAGGTCTTGACCGTGTTCTTGGTGAGGCGCGGGTTCTCCGTGCCGCGACGCAGGAACTCGACGTCCTGCGGAGTCGCATAACCGCTCTGCACGCCCAGCGGGTTGTAGTAGCTGTTCTTGTCCAGCACCAGGCCGGTGGTGGCGGTACCGACCGGGTAGCCGGCAACCTGGATGTTCGCCGTGCGCTCGTTGTAGAGCGCGTCGCCATGCAGGTTCAGGTTGTCGCCGAACTTGTAGGCGGCCTTGGCGAAGATCGACTTACGCTTGCTGCCGCTGGCCAGCATCATCTGCTGGTCGGCGTTGTAGTTGTCGGCGGCGCCAAGGTAGCTGTGATAGTCGCTGAACTTGGTGGGGTCGCCGCCTTCGTTGAGCTTGTAGGCGTCGCCGCCGGGACCGTTGCTGATCAGGCCGCCCGGGCCGAAGGACGAAAGACCTTCGGTGGGGTGCAGCACGCCCTTCGGATACAGCGCGTAGTCGCGATCGCGCGCCCACACCGGATCGGTCTCGGCATAGGTGCCGCCAACCATGAACGAGGCATTGCCCACCGACTTGCCGGCAGTGAAATCGTATTGCTGGTTGGTGCCGTCACCCTGGCCGTTCTTGCCGAAGTAGACGTTCGCTTCGGCACCGTTGTAGTCGGTACGGGTGATGATATTGACCACGCCGGCGATCGCGTCGGAGCCGTAGATGGCCGAGGCGCCGTCCTTCAGGACTTCGATGCGCTCGATGATCGAGGACGGAATCGTGTCCAGATCGGTGAAGCCATCGGTGTTGGTGCCCCAGCGACGACCGTCCACCAGCACCAGCGTGCGGGACAAGCCCAGGCTGCGCAGATCGACATAGGAACCGCCGGCGTAATCGTTGGAGACCAGCACGGTGGACTTGTTGACGCCAGCCGAGCCGGCATTCGTCATGTGCGACAGGATGTCGCCGACCGTCACGTAGCCCTGCTTCTGGATTTCGGCGCGGTCGAGGGTGAACAACGGCTGGGCGGTTTCCATGTCCACGCTGCGAATGCGCGAACCGGTAACCGTGACCGTCTCAAGCTGCTTGGCCTGATCGGTGTTGCCCTGGGTGGTGGAGGAGGTGTCCTGCGCGAAAACTGTCCACGTAGGCAGAGTCAGGGCTGTCGCAATGGCGACAGCCAACAAGGTCTTCTGTTTCATTTTTAGGGTAAAACTCCGAACAAAAACGACCGGTGACCAGCTGCAAGGCTGGTCATTCGGGGTACTCGAGACAGCGCGTCTCACCTGGGGAAGGGTTACGCGCCACGGCATCGTCGTGCGTGGGGAAGGACGATGTAATGCCGACGTTAAGTCAAAACGCAGCCAAACTGCAAGAACATGTGGCGTGAAGCCTCGGCATGGGTTTTCGGCTCATGAAAGTGCTGGCGATGCAAGAAAAAAATGCGTCGCCGCGACATTGTTCGTCGCCGCGGCGGGTTTGCCGTGTCGCAAGAAATTGAAGGGGACGGGCGTTAGCGGCCGGCGCATCAACGCCGCGGCCCTTTGCCTGATCAGCGCGGGTTTGCACTTGAACGCATTGCATGCGCGAAAGCGGCGAAACGGATGTGGCACGATCGCGGGTCGCGCGCGAAGTGAGCGTCGGCTCCGCACGATCGCCCACTCATCTGTTCGCCCGAGTCCGCAGAATCATGCTGCCGAAGGTCCGTCGCCGGATGCTTCGGCAGGTGGCCCTGTCCTGGCCCTGACTTATCGTCCGGATGGCGCTCCGGGACCGATGTTCTTTTCCAGGAAGGCCTGCAACGTGTTGTAGAACTCGACGTTGTTCTTCTCGGTATAGAACCCGTGGCCTTCGCCGGGCTTGCTCAGCCATTCGTACGGCTTGTGGGCGGCATCGAGCGCGGCGCGCATGGCCTTGGCCTGGGCAAAGGGCGCCCGCTGGTCGGCCTCGCCGTGAACGAGCAACACCGGTGCGCTGATCTTGTCGGCCAACTGAGCGGGCGAGTTCGCGTCGAGGTCGGCATCGTTCTTGCCGATGACGGTCGTCAGGTAGCTGATGCCGGACTTGCGTTCGCGGATGTCTCCCTTCTTGTACATCATCTTCAGGTCGTAGATGCCGGCGTAACCGACAGCGCACTTGAACAGGCCCGGTGCCCGGATGGTGGTCATCATGGCGGAATAGCCTCCGAAGCTGCCGCCATAGACGCAGACGCGTTTGGCGTCGGCGTAACCTTTCTCGATGGCCCACTTCACGCCGTCAATCAGGTCCTGCTGGACGCGGGTTCCCCATTTCAGGTACGCGGCTTCCTCGAAGTCGGCGCCACGGCCACTGGACCCGCGATAGTTCACCTGGAGCACGAGGTACCCGCGGTTGGCCAGGAACTGGGCGTCGTTGTCGTAGAACCAGTCGTCCTGTACGCCGATGGGCCCGCCATGGGGCAGCAAGACCATCGGCAGGTTCGTTTCAGGCCGGCCCTTGGGCAGGGTCAGGATAGCTTCCAGCTCCGTGCCGTCGCTTGCCTTGAATCGCAGCGGCCGGCGTTCTGCCATGTCTTTCGGGTTGATCCACGGTGCCGTGGCAAACAGCTTGATGACTTGATAGTTGTGCGTGTCGATCAGGAAATACGTGCCCGGATCGCGGTCGCTGTCGACGGAGAACAGCAGCTTGCTGCCGTCCTCGCTGAAATTGATGAAGTGTACATAGCTGCCGGGAAACTTCATGCTCAACGCGCGATGCAGTTTGGCAGTCGGCGCGTTCATGTCGATGTAACTGAACTCCGGCTTGCCGGTGGCCGGCACGGTGGCGAACGGCGCGTATGGCCAGGCCGTCCACTCGATGATGCCGACGCTGGAGAAATCGTCGCTGGACAGCACCTTGCGTGACGCGCCATTTTCGTCCTGTTCGACCAGCGAGGTCGGGCCGCCGCCAATGGCATAGCGGGCATAAATGCGCTGCTGGTCGGGTGAAAAGTGGATGGGAACAAAACTTCCGCCAACCTGGGCCGAGGTCATCTTTGTCCAGCCGCCGGGCTGCTGGTGATACACCACGTAGTCCCAGTTGTCGTTGCGACCATACGCGTAATGCGCCTTGCCATCGACGCCGACCATGAAGCTCATGTCGGCGACGCGAATGTCCCCGATCAGGTGCTTGCTGCCCTTGTCGGCATTGACGTCGTAAAGCGAACTGGTGTTCTTGCTGTCCCAACTCTGCGCGGCCATGTAGAAGTGCCCGTTGGCAGGCATCGGCAGACCGTCGACCGAGCCCCAGCCCGTGGTGCGCGAACCCATCTGGCTCTGGTAACCGTACAGATAGTCCTGGCGTTTGCCGTCGATGTCCGTGGCAATCACCTCGCCCGTCGCCATGGGTTTGTCGATCGAGCCGAACTGCTTGGCTTTTTCCACCACCAGTCGGGTGTCGCTTACCCAGGTGATGCCGGCCGGGCGCTCATACTTCGGCAGGCGCAGCATGCTGATCGGCTGCTTGGTATCGTTCACGCTATAGATGACCAGCGCATACGAGTCGCCGCTGGCGTCGGCCATGCTGACGGCAAGATGTTGCCCGTTCGGCGACAGTGTCGGCATGGACAGTTGCGCATGACGCGCGAAGGCCTCGACCGGGATCAGGTCGGTAGCCGCAACCGCGGCGGGCAACAGCAGACAGACAGCAGACAGCACGGTCCGCGCAAGGCAACGAGACATCGGTTTTCTCCCCTGTGGCTCCGTGGAACAAATTCGACCGTCCGGAGCGAGACGGTAAAGTCGTTGTGCCCCCTTTTCGGCGGCGTTTGACGGCATGACTCGTCCAGACTCCCCAGTACGGACGATGACACGGCGATTCTAGTTCTTGAGGAAGCCCGGGCGAAAGCCTTGGACGGGATGGGAGGACTCGCCAGCTCGAGAGTCCCTGCCCGCAGGGGCATGTCCGACCTCTCCGGCGCTGCCTCCCGCCATCTGGCCAAAGGCGGGCAGGGACAGGAGTGGCGGAAGCCGTCTGCCACGTTGTACCGCTACACTTGGTCTTTGCTCGCCGCCCGGTCGCCATGTCCCAGCCCTACATCGTCGATATCAATCCCGTCGCGTTTCATCTCGGCCCGGTGCAGGTGCACTGGTATGGCCTGATGTATCTGCTGGGCTTCTTTTTCGTGGCCGTGCTGGGCGAGTACCGGCGCCGGCGCGGACGGCTTCCGGTCACCCGCGATGCGCTGGGGGATCTGCTGTTCTACGGCATGCTCGGCGTGATCGCGGGCGGGCGCATCTGGTACATGCTGTTCTATGCCGACATCGACTGGATCTGGACCTCACCGCTGACCCTGTTCAAGGTGTGGGACGGCGGGATGAGCTTCCACGGCGGCCTGCTCGGCGTGCTGGCGGCGGGCTGGTGGTGGTCGCGGCGGCAGAAGCTGCACTTCTTCGACACCATCGATTTCGTGGCGCCGCTGGTGCCGATCGGGCTGGGGCTGGGTCGGCTGGGCAACTTCATCAATGGCGAGCTGTGGGGCAAGCCGAGCGACGTGTCGTGGGCGATGATCTTTCCCCAGGCGCCGGACCGGCTGCCGCGGCATCCCTCGCAGTTGTACGAGATGCTGCTGGAAGGCCTGGTGATGTTCGTGGTGCTGTGGCTGGTCTCGCTGAAGCCGCGGCCGCGCTACCTGGTGTCGGGCCTGTTCGCGCTGCTGTACGGCTGCTTCCGCTTCGCGGTGGAATTCGTGCGCGTGCCCGACGCGCAACTGGGCTACCTGTTCGGCACGTCGTGGGTGACGATGGGGCAGATGCAGTCGCTCCCGTTGATCGCGATCGGGCTGGTGCTGATCGCGATGTCGCGCCGGGCGCCGACGCTGCCGCTGGCTTCCGCTCCGTAGGGCGGGCTCCGCCCGCCATTCCTGTTTCGGCATGTGGCGAAGATCAAGCGCGACCCCACCGCAGCCCTCCCCTGCAAGCAGGGGAGGGAGCGGAGGCTATGGGAGTGCCGGCCCTGAGAGTCTTTCGGCTCAGAAATTCCGGTCGCCACCCAGGATGTCGCCCAGCCCGCCGAGGATCGATCCCTCGCCGCGACGCTGGCCACCGCCCTGCGGCGCCGCGGCCAGCATGCGGCCGGCCATGCGCGAGAACGGCAGCGATTGCAGCCACACCGTGCCCGGTCCGGTGAGCGTGGCGAGGAACACGCCTTCACCGCCGAACAGCATGCTCTTGATGCCACCGACCGGCTTGACGTCCATGTTCACCGTGTCGTGGAAGGCGACCACGCAGCCGGTATCCACGTCGAGCCGTTCGCCGGCCTTCAGCTCGCGCTGCACCACGGTGCCGCCGGCGTGCACGAACACCCAGCCGTCGCCTTCGAGCTTCTGCATGATGAAGCCCTCGCCGCCGAACAGGCCGGTCAGGATCTTGCGCTGGAAGAAGATGCCCAGCTGCACGCCGCGGGCGCCGGCCAGGAACGCATCCTTCTGGCAGATCAGCCGGCCGCCGTGGTCGGACAGCTTCATCGCCATCACCGTGCCGGGGTAGGGCGCGGCGAACGCGACCTTCGCCTTGCCCTGGCCGGTGTGCGTGAACACGGTGGTGAACAGGCTTTCGCCGGTGATCACCCGCTTGCCGGCGGACATCAGCTTGTCCATCAGGCCGCCACCGCTCTGGCCGCCGCTGGAGCCGTCGCCGAACACGGTGTCCATCTGCACGGCGGCTTCCTTGTACATCAGCGCGCCGGCCTCGGCGATCGCGCTTTCGCCCGGGTCAAGCTCGATCTCGACGAACTGCATGTCGGTGCCGACGATGCGGTAGTCGATCTCGTCGGCGCGGCCGCCGCCCATCGACGCCGGCATCGGCGGTGGCGCCAGCGGCGTGCCGCCCAGCTCGGCCACGCTGCGGATCGGCTTCCATTCGGTGAAGCCTTCGCTCCAGCAATAGCCGTCGGGCTGTCGCCGGGCCTGTTCCCGCGCTGCGGCGTCATCGAGCGGGCCGATCCGGTCGGTGTTCTTGCCGTAGCTGAAAAACCACTGGGCCATGTTCGGTCTCCTTGCTGGAAAAGCCCGAGTCTATGTCGTGCCAGCGCGCGGCGGCAGTGACCGTTGTCATGCCCCTCGGGCTAGAATCGGCGGATGCGCGCTTACCTCGACCTGCTTCGCCACGTCCTCGACCATGGCACCGAAAAGACCGACCGCACCGGCACCGGCACGCGCAGCGTGTTCGGCTGGCAGATGCGCTTCGATCTCAACCGGGGCTTCCCGCTGGTCACCACCAAGAAGCTGCATCTGAAGTCGATCGTGCACGAGCTGATCTGGTTCCTGCGCGGCGACACCAACATCGGCTACCTGAAAGAACATGGCGTGCGGATCTGGGACGAGTGGGCCGACGAAAACGGCGACCTCGGTCCGGTTTACGGCGAGCAGTGGCGCGCCTGGCGCACCGCCGACGGTGGCGTGGTCGACCAGATCGCCTGGGTGATCGACGAGATCGGGCGCAACCCCGATTCGCGGCGACTCATCGTCAATGCCTGGAACGTGGGCGAACTGCCGAAGATGGCGCTGCTGCCGTGTCACACGATGTTCCAGTTCTACGTGGCGGACGGAAAGCTCAGCTGCCAGCTGTACCAGCGCTCGGGCGACATCTTCCTGGGCGTGCCGTTCAACATCGCCAGCTACGCGCTGCTGACCCACATGGTGGCGCAGGTCTGCGGGCTGGGCGTGGGTGATTTCGTGCACACGCTGGGTGACGCCCATCTGTACAACAACCATCTGGAACAGGCGCGGCTGCAGCTGAGCCGCGACGAGCTGCCGTTGCCGCAGCTGAAGCTCGATCCGACGGTGCGCTCGATCTTCGATTTCCGCTACGAGGACGTCACCATCGAAGGCTACCGGTCGCACCCGGCGATCAAGGCCGCGGTCGCGGTCTAGGCCTGCGGCTGGAGCCTGCCGAGGCCGGCCGGGAAGGGTGGAATGTCGTCGCAGCCCTGGCGCGGCCTGTTAATATCCAGAGCGATTCGGCGGCATCTTCCCCGGTGCCGGTCGCCCCCATGAACCAGCCTTACAAGGATTCGCCATGGCCATCTCGCTGATTGCTGCACTCGACGAAAACTTCGCGATCGGCCGCAAGGGACAGCTACCCTGGCACCTGCCCGATGACCTGCGCTGGTTCAAGCAGCTGACCACCGGCAAGAACGTGTTGATGGGTTACAACACGGCGTTGTCGATCGGCCGCGCGTTGCCGGACCGGGTCAACCTGGTGCTCAGCCGTCGCCACGAGGCGCCGTATCCGGGACAGATCACCGTGCGCTCCATCGAAGAGGCGCAGGCGCGCTGCGACAACACCGGGCTGATGGTGATCGGCGGCGGCATGGTGTTTCGCGAGGCATTGCAGCGCGCGCGCCGCATGTATCTCACCTGGGTCGGCGCCGCCGTCGACGGCGCCGACACGTTCTTCCCGGGCGTGCATTTCAGCGAGTGGACCGAGGTGTCGCGCGTACACCACAAGGCCGATGCGGACCATGCCTACGATTTCGACATGGTCGAGTACCTGCGCAACAACTGACGACCATGCCGGTCGAGCCCAAACCGGTCATGCACGTGATGGCCGCGGTCATGCTCGACGCGCTGGGCCGCGTGCTGCTGGCGCAGCGACCGCCGGGCAAGCACCTGGCGGGCCTGTGGGAGTTTCCCGGCGGCAAGCTGGAGGCGGGCGAAACACCCTTCGAGGCGCTGGCGCGCGAGTTGCGCGAGGAGATCGGCGTCATCCTGCTGCGGGCCGAGCCGCTGATCCGCGTGCCTTGCCACTATCCCGACCGCGAGCTGTTGCTCGATACCTGGCAGACCGCGCAATGGGAAGGCGAACCGCAATCGCTGGAGGGCCAGGCCCTGCAATGGCTGCCGCCGGAGCAGGTCGATCCCTCCATGCTGACCCGGGCCGACCGCGCGATCCTGCAGGCCTTGCGCCTGCCTTCCCGCTACGCCATCACCCCGGCCGACGTGCCGCCGGAGCAGGCTGGCGCGTGGTTCGAGCGGATCGGCCAGGCGATCGAACGCAGTCCGCAACTGGTGCAGTTGCACTTGCCGCTGTGGCCGCGCGAGATGGTGCGCGAACTGGCCACCGGCCTGCTGCCACTGGCCCGGCGCCATGGTTCGCAACTGCTGTTGCACGGTGACATCGAAGGTGCGCGGCTGCTGGGCATCGGCGTGCAGTTGCGCAGTCGCGAGCTGGAGGCGCTGGGCGAACGCCCCCTGCCGCTGTCGCAGCTGATCGGCGCCAGTTGCCATGGTGCGGTCGACCTTGCC
This is a stretch of genomic DNA from Rhodanobacter sp. FDAARGOS 1247. It encodes these proteins:
- a CDS encoding Nudix family hydrolase; this translates as MPVEPKPVMHVMAAVMLDALGRVLLAQRPPGKHLAGLWEFPGGKLEAGETPFEALARELREEIGVILLRAEPLIRVPCHYPDRELLLDTWQTAQWEGEPQSLEGQALQWLPPEQVDPSMLTRADRAILQALRLPSRYAITPADVPPEQAGAWFERIGQAIERSPQLVQLHLPLWPREMVRELATGLLPLARRHGSQLLLHGDIEGARLLGIGVQLRSRELEALGERPLPLSQLIGASCHGAVDLARAEQLGVDFATLAPVAATPTYLQTPSLGWTCFQSLAEAAALPVYALGGLAPAHIAQARTHSGQGVAGTREFWP